One window of Cystobacter fuscus DSM 2262 genomic DNA carries:
- a CDS encoding metallophosphoesterase, translated as MRTVILSDLHLGNGQGYDIFAGETALPAFLDSLASAPTRVVLNGDTVDFLMNEDPLELQVERAVRQARALVSMPSTATVFASLGRLLAVGGEVLVRLGNHDIELALGEVQAVLREALRQPPDIAARLLIHRGDAPELLDVGGARLLLTHGDHGDNWNKVEYAHLPGPGAPASAHAGDYKYAAGSVLVKTLLNPLKRRYGMRFADLLVPDFQGAVMAALAVNPSAVRLLFQNTTFDILWQLFRKSQVPLAFDPNAPVEEDLGLAQRVDEANLTDEERRELEEVMGPSPVSFGGDEVEPSQQTRIKLARAALGAYARMQRLFVGQSGQRYLSLEPTEAESKEAQRLAKKFGAGAVIIGHTHAARWKQDAEVLYANSGSWIWLMRLPSPEAPDSDWADFLDELRNNPGLEPQRQRLAKLETRFTAVVAEPHPDGGATVSLVEWMPSPGALRQLATTRVAAAA; from the coding sequence ATGCGGACAGTCATTCTGAGCGACCTGCACCTGGGCAATGGACAGGGCTACGACATCTTCGCGGGAGAGACGGCTCTGCCCGCGTTCCTCGACTCCCTCGCCAGCGCCCCCACCCGGGTGGTGCTGAATGGAGACACGGTCGACTTCCTGATGAACGAGGATCCGCTCGAGCTCCAGGTGGAGCGGGCGGTGCGGCAGGCGCGAGCGCTCGTCTCCATGCCCTCCACCGCGACGGTGTTCGCCTCGCTGGGGCGTCTGCTGGCCGTGGGAGGGGAAGTCCTCGTGCGCCTGGGCAACCACGACATCGAACTGGCGCTGGGCGAGGTGCAGGCCGTGCTGCGCGAGGCGCTGCGCCAGCCACCGGACATCGCCGCCAGGCTCCTGATCCATCGCGGAGACGCACCGGAGCTACTCGACGTGGGCGGGGCTCGGCTGCTGCTCACCCATGGAGACCACGGGGACAACTGGAACAAGGTGGAGTACGCCCATCTGCCCGGGCCTGGCGCTCCGGCCAGTGCGCATGCCGGGGATTACAAGTACGCCGCGGGCTCCGTGCTGGTGAAGACGCTGCTCAACCCGCTCAAGCGGCGGTATGGGATGCGCTTCGCGGACCTGCTGGTGCCGGACTTCCAGGGCGCGGTGATGGCAGCGCTGGCGGTCAATCCCTCGGCGGTGAGGCTGCTGTTCCAGAACACCACCTTCGACATCCTCTGGCAGTTGTTCCGCAAGTCGCAGGTGCCGCTCGCCTTCGACCCCAATGCACCGGTCGAGGAAGACCTGGGGCTGGCCCAGAGGGTGGACGAGGCCAACCTCACCGACGAGGAGCGGCGAGAGCTGGAGGAAGTGATGGGCCCCTCCCCCGTGAGCTTCGGTGGAGACGAGGTGGAACCGAGCCAGCAGACACGCATCAAGCTTGCCCGCGCCGCCCTGGGCGCCTACGCGCGCATGCAGCGGCTGTTCGTGGGTCAGAGCGGCCAGCGCTACCTCAGCCTGGAGCCCACCGAGGCGGAGTCGAAGGAAGCCCAGCGTCTGGCGAAGAAGTTTGGAGCGGGGGCGGTCATCATCGGTCACACCCACGCGGCGCGCTGGAAGCAGGACGCCGAGGTGCTCTACGCGAACTCCGGCAGTTGGATCTGGCTGATGCGGCTGCCGTCGCCGGAGGCGCCCGATTCGGACTGGGCCGACTTCCTCGATGAGTTGCGGAACAACCCCGGGTTGGAGCCCCAGCGGCAGCGGCTGGCGAAGCTGGAGACGCGGTTCACCGCGGTGGTCGCCGAGCCCCACCCGGACGGAGGGGCGACGGTGTCACTGGTGGAGTGGATGCCCTCGCCAGGAGCGCTCCGGCAACTGGCCACCACGCGTGTGGCGGCCGCCGCATGA
- a CDS encoding helix-turn-helix domain-containing protein: MNLELLLTHADDHLPTLEEGLPLESALNPPRPAASDMPTHLWDPGGEPNELPAQRWGVVAPEGPAGDRLLALIAPLRELRQQGQGAPVRVYRAPPDMDAPTAARWKRHVLQDEAVAEANRPRYLLMLGDLDQLSLEMQQILGGDGFIGRLAFSRDADYQAYVEKVLRWEKNPSDAQARALFYTAHDGTRATSVGYQGLITPSLQRCRERQELGDFPAKEILELGDEENGSVDRLLEQAASREPSVLFSLSHGLGAPRQGWKSVDAQHGLQGAMSLGAGQMLDASALANQPFLPGGLWFYLACFGAGTPSRSAFHPWLSQLRAAGQFTGPLDRLLASLPRQGERPFVAALPKAVLANPQGPLAVVGHMDLAWSYSFQDPGTTAKNRPSRFQGLLRSLVSGRRAGVGLNALSRFFTDANTELTTLYESQEEARRSDRPDPVDPTQRAHLWMLRQDLAGYVLLGDPAVRLPVSAGRESKAARPVSAQELAASLFGRPVAAPEPLPSAEKMAEAVLALLSGSESQRAIAERVGVSLKQLRHWEQVYKEAGLAAMERLHSRG; the protein is encoded by the coding sequence ATGAACCTCGAACTGCTCCTGACCCACGCGGACGACCATCTCCCGACCTTGGAGGAAGGGCTCCCACTCGAATCGGCGTTGAACCCGCCCAGGCCCGCGGCCAGCGACATGCCGACGCACCTGTGGGACCCGGGCGGGGAGCCCAACGAGCTGCCCGCGCAGCGCTGGGGAGTGGTGGCGCCGGAGGGACCCGCCGGGGACCGGCTGTTGGCGCTCATCGCGCCTCTGCGCGAGCTACGCCAGCAGGGCCAGGGCGCGCCCGTTCGCGTCTACCGGGCACCGCCGGACATGGACGCCCCCACGGCGGCTCGGTGGAAGAGGCACGTGCTCCAGGACGAAGCGGTCGCGGAGGCGAATCGGCCCCGCTACCTGCTCATGCTCGGAGATCTGGATCAGCTCTCGCTCGAGATGCAGCAGATCCTCGGCGGTGACGGTTTCATCGGGCGGCTCGCGTTCTCCCGGGACGCGGACTACCAGGCGTATGTGGAGAAGGTGCTGCGCTGGGAGAAGAACCCCTCCGACGCCCAAGCGCGCGCTCTTTTCTACACCGCGCATGACGGGACGCGGGCGACGAGCGTGGGCTACCAGGGGCTCATCACGCCCAGCCTCCAGCGCTGCCGCGAACGCCAGGAACTGGGCGACTTCCCGGCGAAGGAGATCCTGGAGCTGGGGGATGAGGAGAACGGGTCCGTGGACAGGCTGCTGGAGCAGGCGGCCTCGCGAGAGCCGAGCGTGCTGTTCTCCTTGAGCCATGGGCTGGGCGCGCCTCGCCAGGGCTGGAAGTCCGTGGACGCGCAGCACGGGCTCCAGGGAGCCATGAGCCTGGGCGCCGGGCAGATGCTGGACGCCTCGGCACTGGCGAACCAGCCCTTCCTCCCCGGTGGCCTCTGGTTCTACCTGGCCTGCTTCGGCGCGGGGACCCCCTCGCGGAGCGCCTTCCATCCATGGCTGTCCCAGCTGCGTGCGGCGGGCCAGTTCACGGGCCCGTTGGACCGTCTGCTCGCCTCGCTGCCCCGACAGGGGGAGCGGCCCTTCGTCGCCGCGTTGCCCAAGGCGGTGCTCGCCAATCCCCAGGGGCCCCTGGCCGTCGTGGGCCACATGGATCTGGCCTGGTCGTACAGCTTCCAGGACCCGGGCACGACGGCGAAGAACCGGCCCTCCCGCTTCCAGGGCCTGCTGCGCTCCCTGGTGTCCGGGCGCCGGGCCGGAGTCGGTCTGAACGCGCTGTCACGCTTCTTCACGGATGCGAACACGGAGCTCACCACGCTCTACGAATCGCAGGAGGAGGCCCGGCGCTCGGACCGCCCGGATCCGGTGGACCCCACCCAGCGGGCACACCTCTGGATGCTGCGCCAGGATCTCGCCGGCTATGTCCTGCTGGGGGATCCCGCGGTCCGATTGCCGGTCTCCGCCGGGAGGGAGAGCAAGGCGGCGCGACCCGTATCGGCCCAGGAGCTCGCCGCTTCGTTGTTCGGCAGGCCGGTGGCGGCCCCGGAGCCCCTTCCCAGCGCCGAGAAGATGGCGGAGGCGGTGCTCGCGCTGCTCTCGGGTTCGGAGAGTCAGCGGGCCATCGCGGAACGGGTGGGCGTCTCTCTCAAGCAGCTACGCCACTGGGAGCAGGTCTACAAGGAGGCCGGGCTGGCCGCGATGGAACGGCTGCACTCGCGCGGCTGA
- a CDS encoding cytochrome P450 gives MKAYAGIPGPAPSLPLGNAQDFIGKLPWEVCSQFAERYGGMLLVWFLGTPTLIVTDPELIWRVLEGDFDSYYKASPRKQFLPIITDASEFIANGARWKQKRETDPARNATGPRGFEFDAHAVREALSQKVRAQVEATRGEPLGDVVPVIARLAFEALSIQAVGRLLEDELFDTFQTLVKVGTDRINSPIPLPFTPAGARARGHWQARFERLVREARQSPGTGRSVLHATLQVGTALDDATLATQLGNIFFGGMTSITSGVIHTLYLLTRHPDVRERVLAEVRGLATRELDPMLEVLESCPEFNRVVLESLRVLPPVPIYSRCSSPDRQVTLGGHVLPPNTDLLLTCWPLHRSARHWKDPERFEPDRWKGNTLAENPLGSGYFFPFGRGRRACAGSALGLLNIKLLLVSLLTASRPEVGAHQEYKGELFFGTMRPKGMSVRFLPVG, from the coding sequence ATGAAAGCTTACGCGGGCATTCCTGGTCCCGCCCCTTCTCTTCCATTGGGGAACGCCCAGGACTTCATCGGAAAGCTCCCCTGGGAGGTCTGCTCCCAGTTCGCCGAGCGCTACGGTGGCATGCTCCTGGTCTGGTTCCTCGGTACACCCACGCTCATCGTCACGGATCCGGAACTCATCTGGCGGGTGCTCGAAGGGGACTTCGACAGCTACTACAAGGCCAGTCCACGCAAACAGTTCCTCCCCATCATCACCGACGCGAGTGAGTTCATCGCGAACGGCGCGCGGTGGAAGCAGAAGCGGGAGACGGACCCGGCCCGCAACGCCACCGGCCCGCGGGGGTTCGAGTTCGACGCCCACGCCGTGCGTGAAGCGCTCAGCCAGAAGGTGCGCGCCCAGGTCGAGGCGACGCGCGGCGAGCCCCTGGGCGACGTCGTGCCGGTGATCGCGCGCCTCGCCTTCGAGGCGCTCTCGATTCAAGCCGTGGGGAGGCTGCTCGAGGATGAGCTCTTCGACACGTTCCAGACCCTGGTGAAGGTGGGCACCGACCGGATCAACTCGCCCATCCCCCTGCCCTTCACCCCGGCCGGGGCGCGTGCGCGCGGGCACTGGCAAGCCCGGTTCGAGCGCCTCGTGCGAGAAGCCAGGCAGTCACCCGGAACTGGCAGGAGCGTCCTCCACGCCACGCTCCAGGTGGGAACAGCGCTCGATGATGCGACCCTGGCGACGCAACTCGGCAACATCTTCTTCGGAGGGATGACCTCGATCACGAGCGGGGTCATCCACACGCTGTACCTCCTGACGCGGCATCCGGACGTGCGGGAGCGTGTCCTCGCCGAGGTGCGCGGGCTGGCGACTCGCGAGTTGGACCCCATGCTCGAGGTGCTCGAGAGCTGCCCGGAGTTCAATCGCGTGGTGCTGGAGTCGCTCCGCGTGCTGCCTCCCGTGCCCATCTACTCGCGCTGTTCGAGCCCGGACCGGCAGGTCACCCTCGGAGGGCATGTCCTGCCACCCAACACCGACCTCCTCCTCACGTGTTGGCCCCTTCATCGCTCGGCCCGGCATTGGAAGGATCCCGAGCGCTTCGAGCCCGACCGCTGGAAGGGGAACACCCTGGCGGAGAACCCTCTCGGCAGCGGGTACTTCTTTCCCTTCGGCAGAGGCCGGCGGGCGTGTGCGGGGAGCGCGCTCGGGCTGCTCAACATCAAGCTGCTGCTCGTGTCGCTGCTGACCGCGAGCCGGCCCGAGGTGGGCGCCCACCAGGAGTACAAGGGAGAGCTCTTCTTCGGCACCATGCGCCCCAAGGGGATGAGCGTGCGCTTCCTCCCCGTGGGCTGA
- a CDS encoding trifunctional serine/threonine-protein kinase/ATP-binding protein/sensor histidine kinase, giving the protein MNPIAGYSIQQTLFTSTRSIIYRATRLADALPVVLKVLNAEFPSTEHVARFHREYRLTRALAMDGVIQVLALERFGTSMALVLEDFGGQSLALQLGGRALGLSRFLRMAPRLADILGHVHQRQVIHKDINPSNIVWNPDTDELKLIDFGIATELVRETPAVLNPHVLEGTLPYMSPEATGRMNRAIDYRADFYSLGVTFYQLLTGRLPFSATDPMELVHCHIARVPVPPHELVPGVPAAVSQLVMRLLSKRAEDRYQSAFALVRDLRRCQDELQATGHVSSFELGRDDVSERLQLPQKLYGRQREIDELLSIFDRAAEGRAELVLVAGYSGIGKSALVHEVHKPIVQRRGHFVSGKFDQFNRNIPYDSLIQALRELMRQLLTEPTERLAQWKEKLLGVLGPNASVIIDVIPEVEFIVGAQPRAPELPPTEAQNRFHLVFEGFVRSFAGPEHPLVVFLDDLQWADLPSLKLIERLMTDPGTRHLLLVGAYRDNEAGTSHPLRSLLEEMQAAGATVGTITLGPLGREHCIEMLADTLGRAPADVESLAELCLRKTEGNPFFLGQFLLSLSQEGLIHFDARVGRWAWDMDRLVHTPMTDNVVALMATKIQKLPADAQRVLWLAACIGNSFDLKTLAIVDARAPLETAESLWAGLREGLVLPVGDAYKFIEDRSAAAAYVEQEEPGASARVVYRFLHDRVQQAAYSLIPEDRRREVHLRIGRLMRSALSEGERNEELFTIVGHLNLGAELITGQAERDELAELNLMAGRKAQSSAAHVATLGYLEKGLLLLGPERWTRCYTLALGLHTQMVEASFLCTDFPRMELHAAEVLQHARGTLDLVRVYEMRIQAYILQNRLKDSVLTARRILALLGIEFPEQPTLEHLAAALAETRAAIGERRIEDLIDLPPMTDPVMLAATRIFAIIASASFVSEPLLFPLTTLRQVVIAVEYGNTGALAYGHGTYGILLAEALGDIDSAYAFGKLALRLLDRYEAREYVPRTHFIWNMCIRHWKEHLRDCLRGFQDVYQMGLEVGDLEFAGWGVEWAAMSSFLLGHELSELDQRNARWVQAIAQLEQKSALNYTRIQHQAVQNLRGLSEQPWLLVGSAYDERTMLPIHFEANDTFGLATFFTHKLQLCFLFGRQAEALEQATRAEHYLRGAASTPYGPQFQLFDTLTRLSLYPELPPEERERAMERIDGGVTKMKAWAHHAPMNYGARHALLEAERHRVRGEVEQARTEYYRAISLAREHEYINDEALATELFAAFLRQRGESEVARFFMAKARHLYHLWGAEAKVRDIDRTFPELRTVAVSSNGSTTTAPRTAISTTTSSQDSHSSHALDLVSVVKASQAISGEVVLTELLKKLVRIVVENAGARSGLLVLEGERPLVAMAQISLQDEANTVTLHENLEQLPIGFSRAIMRYVERTQSVVVLGDASRAEGFQSDPYIRERQPKSVLCMPILYQKKRVGLLYLENELLANAFTPERCEVLELLAAQSAISLENAKLYDTLEARVKERTRELSDTLRTLRETQKQLVLQEKLASLGSLTSGIAHELKNPLNFVNNFAQSAVGLIDELREALQGQRDTPAREGTPMVDEVLDELTLAATRISEHGSRADRIIRAMLEHARSGVGRPSRVGINELVREHVNLTIVGHGSRPGATMLGAVLQEDYDERLGNELVTPENLGRVILNLTNNALYALALKKSALGEAFTPVLAVKTRDLGDRFEIRIRDNGPGISAASREKIFTPFFTTKSSGEGTGLGLSISHDIVVQGHGGTLEFTSEEGQYTEFVVTLPKRTGDG; this is encoded by the coding sequence ATGAATCCAATTGCCGGGTATTCCATTCAACAGACGTTGTTCACCAGTACCAGGTCCATCATCTATCGGGCGACGCGGCTCGCGGATGCGCTGCCGGTGGTGCTGAAGGTGTTGAATGCGGAGTTCCCCAGCACCGAGCACGTCGCCCGATTCCATCGCGAGTACCGCTTGACGCGGGCGCTCGCGATGGACGGAGTCATCCAGGTGCTGGCCCTGGAGCGTTTCGGAACGAGCATGGCCCTCGTCCTGGAGGATTTTGGCGGCCAGTCGCTCGCTCTCCAGCTGGGAGGCCGAGCCCTGGGGTTGTCGCGCTTCCTGCGCATGGCTCCGCGGCTCGCGGACATCCTGGGCCACGTCCACCAACGGCAGGTCATCCACAAGGACATCAACCCCTCCAACATCGTCTGGAACCCGGACACCGACGAGCTCAAGCTCATCGACTTCGGTATCGCGACGGAGTTGGTGCGCGAGACGCCCGCTGTCCTCAACCCCCACGTGCTCGAGGGAACGCTCCCCTACATGTCGCCGGAAGCGACGGGCCGCATGAACCGGGCCATCGACTACCGCGCGGACTTCTACTCGCTGGGCGTCACCTTCTATCAACTCCTCACGGGCCGGCTCCCCTTCTCCGCCACGGACCCGATGGAGCTCGTCCACTGCCACATCGCACGGGTGCCAGTGCCTCCCCACGAGCTGGTGCCTGGCGTGCCCGCCGCTGTCTCCCAGCTCGTCATGCGCCTTTTGTCCAAGCGGGCCGAGGATCGCTACCAGAGCGCCTTCGCCTTGGTGCGTGACCTGCGGCGTTGTCAGGACGAGCTCCAGGCCACGGGCCATGTCTCGTCCTTCGAACTCGGGCGTGATGACGTGTCCGAGCGCTTGCAACTCCCCCAGAAGCTCTACGGGCGCCAGCGGGAGATCGACGAGCTGCTCTCCATTTTCGACCGGGCGGCCGAGGGTCGGGCGGAACTGGTGCTCGTCGCCGGCTACTCGGGCATCGGCAAGAGCGCGCTCGTGCACGAGGTGCACAAGCCCATCGTGCAACGCCGTGGACACTTCGTCTCCGGCAAGTTCGACCAGTTCAACCGGAACATTCCCTATGACTCCCTCATCCAGGCACTGCGGGAGCTGATGCGGCAGTTGCTGACCGAACCCACGGAGCGCCTGGCTCAATGGAAGGAGAAGTTGCTGGGCGTCCTGGGCCCCAACGCCTCTGTCATCATCGACGTCATCCCCGAGGTCGAGTTCATCGTCGGAGCGCAGCCACGAGCCCCCGAGCTGCCGCCCACCGAGGCGCAGAACCGCTTCCACCTCGTCTTCGAGGGCTTCGTGCGCAGCTTCGCCGGGCCGGAGCACCCGCTGGTGGTGTTCCTCGACGACTTGCAGTGGGCCGACCTGCCCTCGCTCAAGTTGATCGAGCGGTTGATGACCGACCCGGGCACGCGGCACCTGCTCCTCGTGGGGGCCTACCGCGACAACGAGGCGGGCACGTCGCACCCGCTCCGCTCCCTTCTCGAGGAGATGCAGGCGGCTGGTGCCACCGTGGGCACCATCACCCTTGGCCCGCTGGGCCGCGAGCACTGTATCGAAATGCTCGCCGACACCCTGGGCCGCGCCCCCGCCGACGTCGAGTCCCTGGCGGAGCTCTGTCTGCGCAAGACCGAGGGCAACCCCTTCTTCCTGGGACAGTTCCTGCTGTCCCTGTCCCAGGAGGGGCTGATCCACTTCGACGCGCGGGTGGGCAGGTGGGCGTGGGACATGGACCGGCTCGTCCACACGCCCATGACGGACAACGTCGTGGCGCTGATGGCCACGAAGATTCAAAAGCTTCCGGCGGATGCGCAGCGCGTCCTCTGGCTGGCGGCGTGCATTGGCAACAGCTTCGACCTCAAGACCCTGGCCATTGTCGACGCGCGCGCGCCCCTGGAGACAGCGGAGTCGCTCTGGGCGGGGCTGCGCGAGGGGCTGGTCCTGCCCGTGGGAGACGCCTACAAGTTCATCGAGGATCGCTCCGCCGCCGCGGCCTACGTCGAGCAGGAGGAGCCGGGTGCGAGCGCCAGGGTCGTCTACCGTTTCCTGCATGACCGCGTACAGCAGGCGGCCTACTCCCTCATCCCCGAGGACAGACGGCGGGAGGTCCACCTGCGGATCGGCCGCCTGATGCGCTCGGCGCTCAGCGAGGGAGAGCGCAACGAGGAACTCTTCACCATCGTGGGACACCTCAACCTCGGTGCGGAGCTGATCACCGGGCAGGCGGAGCGGGACGAGCTGGCGGAGCTCAATCTCATGGCCGGGCGCAAGGCGCAGTCCTCCGCCGCGCATGTGGCCACGTTGGGGTATCTGGAGAAGGGGCTGTTGCTCCTGGGCCCCGAGCGCTGGACGCGGTGTTACACGCTGGCGCTCGGGCTCCACACCCAGATGGTGGAGGCGAGCTTCCTGTGCACGGACTTCCCGCGCATGGAACTCCACGCCGCCGAGGTCCTGCAACACGCTCGCGGCACGCTCGACCTGGTCCGGGTCTACGAGATGAGGATCCAGGCCTACATCCTCCAGAATCGGCTCAAGGACTCGGTTCTGACCGCACGCCGGATCCTGGCGCTGCTCGGCATCGAGTTCCCGGAACAGCCGACCCTCGAGCATCTCGCGGCCGCGCTCGCGGAGACCCGGGCCGCCATTGGAGAGCGTCGCATCGAGGACCTCATCGACCTGCCCCCGATGACGGATCCGGTGATGCTCGCGGCGACACGGATCTTCGCGATCATCGCCTCCGCTTCATTTGTCTCCGAGCCGCTGCTCTTTCCCCTCACCACGCTCCGTCAGGTCGTGATCGCGGTGGAGTATGGCAATACGGGAGCATTGGCCTATGGCCATGGCACGTATGGCATTCTTCTCGCCGAGGCGCTCGGAGACATCGACTCCGCCTATGCATTCGGAAAGCTGGCGCTGCGGCTGCTCGATCGCTACGAGGCCCGGGAGTATGTTCCACGCACGCACTTCATCTGGAACATGTGCATCCGGCACTGGAAGGAACACCTGCGTGACTGCCTTCGTGGCTTCCAGGATGTCTACCAGATGGGATTGGAGGTTGGGGATCTCGAGTTCGCCGGGTGGGGGGTGGAGTGGGCCGCGATGAGCTCCTTCCTCCTTGGGCATGAGCTCTCGGAACTCGATCAGCGAAACGCCCGGTGGGTCCAGGCCATCGCACAGCTCGAGCAGAAGAGCGCGCTGAATTACACGCGGATCCAGCATCAGGCCGTGCAGAACCTGAGGGGACTGTCCGAGCAGCCCTGGCTTCTCGTCGGATCCGCGTACGACGAGCGGACGATGCTGCCCATCCACTTCGAGGCGAACGACACATTCGGTCTCGCCACGTTCTTCACCCACAAGCTCCAGCTCTGCTTCCTGTTCGGACGCCAGGCCGAAGCGCTCGAGCAGGCCACGAGGGCCGAGCACTACCTGCGCGGGGCGGCGTCCACTCCCTATGGCCCCCAGTTCCAGCTCTTCGACACGCTCACGCGCCTGTCGCTCTACCCGGAGCTGCCCCCGGAGGAACGTGAACGCGCCATGGAGCGCATTGATGGGGGCGTGACGAAGATGAAGGCCTGGGCCCACCACGCACCGATGAACTACGGGGCCAGGCATGCCTTGCTGGAAGCGGAGCGCCACCGCGTGCGCGGCGAGGTGGAGCAGGCGCGCACGGAGTACTACCGGGCCATCTCCCTCGCCCGGGAGCACGAGTACATCAACGACGAGGCGCTCGCCACCGAGCTGTTCGCCGCCTTCCTTCGGCAGAGGGGAGAATCCGAGGTCGCGCGCTTCTTCATGGCCAAGGCGCGCCACCTCTACCACCTGTGGGGGGCCGAGGCGAAGGTGCGGGATATCGATCGCACCTTCCCGGAGTTGCGCACGGTGGCGGTGTCCTCCAATGGATCCACCACCACTGCTCCGCGCACCGCCATCAGCACCACCACCTCGTCCCAGGACTCTCATTCCTCCCATGCGCTCGATCTGGTGAGTGTCGTCAAGGCCTCGCAGGCCATCTCCGGCGAGGTCGTCCTCACCGAGCTGCTCAAGAAGCTGGTGCGCATCGTCGTCGAGAACGCCGGGGCCCGCTCGGGCCTGCTCGTGCTCGAGGGCGAGCGGCCACTCGTCGCCATGGCGCAGATCTCGCTCCAGGACGAAGCGAACACGGTCACGCTCCACGAGAACCTGGAACAGCTTCCGATTGGCTTCTCACGCGCCATCATGCGCTATGTGGAGCGCACGCAATCGGTGGTGGTGCTCGGCGACGCCTCCCGGGCGGAGGGCTTCCAGTCGGATCCCTACATCCGCGAGCGCCAGCCCAAGTCGGTGCTGTGCATGCCCATCCTCTACCAGAAGAAGCGCGTGGGCCTGCTCTACCTGGAGAACGAGCTGCTGGCCAACGCCTTCACGCCCGAGCGCTGCGAGGTGCTCGAGCTGCTGGCCGCGCAGAGCGCCATCTCCCTCGAGAACGCCAAGCTCTATGACACCCTGGAGGCCCGGGTGAAGGAGCGCACGCGCGAGCTCTCCGACACGCTGCGCACCCTGCGCGAGACGCAGAAGCAGCTAGTCCTCCAGGAGAAGCTCGCCTCCCTCGGCAGTCTCACCTCGGGCATCGCCCACGAGCTCAAGAATCCACTCAACTTCGTCAACAACTTCGCCCAGTCCGCGGTGGGTCTCATCGACGAGCTCCGCGAGGCGCTCCAAGGCCAGCGTGACACCCCGGCACGGGAGGGCACTCCGATGGTGGACGAGGTGCTCGACGAGCTGACCCTCGCCGCGACGAGGATCTCCGAGCATGGCTCGCGAGCCGACCGCATCATCCGCGCGATGCTCGAGCACGCGCGCTCGGGCGTTGGCAGACCCAGCCGGGTGGGCATCAACGAGCTCGTGCGGGAGCACGTCAACCTCACCATCGTGGGCCATGGCTCCCGGCCGGGGGCCACCATGCTCGGAGCAGTGCTCCAGGAGGATTACGACGAGCGCCTGGGCAACGAGCTCGTCACGCCGGAGAACCTCGGGCGCGTCATCCTCAACCTCACGAACAACGCGCTCTACGCGCTCGCGCTCAAGAAGAGCGCGCTGGGCGAGGCCTTTACCCCCGTGCTGGCCGTGAAGACGCGTGACCTGGGGGACCGGTTCGAAATCCGCATCCGGGACAATGGGCCGGGCATCAGCGCGGCGAGCAGGGAGAAGATCTTCACTCCCTTCTTCACCACCAAATCCTCTGGAGAGGGCACGGGACTGGGCCTGTCCATCAGCCACGACATCGTGGTGCAGGGCCACGGGGGCACGCTGGAGTTCACGAGCGAGGAAGGCCAGTACACCGAGTTCGTGGTGACGCTGCCCAAGCGTACGGGCGATGGTTGA
- a CDS encoding pirin family protein, with amino-acid sequence MKSPILQTLPLGSPPWVTADPFLFCVHHDDHYPAGNEHLGPEASLDGRNLGQDFAGKDGWSMYHGEQVPGFPGHPHRGFETVTLVRNGFIDHSDSLGATARFGYGDVQWLTAGAGIVHSEMFPLVKKGEPNPTELFQIWLNLPAEDKHAPPHFSMLWSQDIPRLTFTDAAGRRTEVTVAAGELEGRRAPPPPPRSWASRPDTDVAIWTVRLEPGATWTLPPAKNPRAQRTLYFFEGDALKVADHVVREHQILAVQSDVALRLEAQGGAVEVLMLQGRPIGQPVVQYGPFVMNTRAEIQQAFNDYQRTRFGGWPFGKDDPVHSREEGRFARHADGRIERPAR; translated from the coding sequence ATGAAGAGCCCCATCCTCCAGACCCTGCCCCTTGGCTCACCCCCCTGGGTGACCGCGGATCCGTTCCTGTTCTGCGTGCACCATGACGACCACTACCCCGCCGGTAACGAGCATCTGGGACCGGAGGCCTCGCTCGACGGCCGCAACCTTGGCCAGGACTTCGCGGGGAAAGACGGCTGGAGCATGTACCACGGTGAGCAGGTGCCGGGCTTCCCCGGGCACCCGCACCGCGGTTTCGAGACGGTGACGCTGGTGCGCAACGGGTTCATCGACCACTCGGACTCGCTCGGCGCCACCGCGCGCTTCGGCTACGGCGACGTGCAGTGGTTGACCGCGGGCGCGGGCATCGTGCACTCGGAGATGTTCCCGCTCGTGAAGAAGGGCGAGCCCAACCCCACCGAGCTGTTCCAGATCTGGCTGAACCTCCCGGCCGAGGACAAGCACGCGCCCCCCCACTTCTCGATGCTCTGGAGCCAGGACATCCCCCGCCTCACGTTCACCGACGCGGCGGGCCGGCGCACCGAGGTGACGGTCGCCGCGGGCGAGCTCGAGGGCCGGCGCGCGCCGCCGCCGCCGCCCCGCTCGTGGGCCTCGCGTCCGGACACCGACGTGGCCATCTGGACCGTGCGCCTCGAGCCCGGTGCGACGTGGACCCTTCCGCCCGCGAAGAACCCGCGCGCCCAGCGCACGCTCTACTTCTTCGAGGGCGACGCGCTGAAGGTCGCGGACCACGTCGTCCGTGAGCACCAGATATTGGCCGTGCAGAGCGATGTCGCGCTGCGGCTCGAGGCTCAGGGCGGCGCGGTCGAGGTGCTGATGTTGCAGGGGCGCCCCATCGGGCAGCCCGTCGTGCAGTACGGCCCCTTCGTGATGAACACCCGCGCGGAGATCCAGCAGGCGTTCAACGACTACCAGCGCACGCGCTTCGGCGGCTGGCCGTTCGGGAAGGACGACCCGGTGCACTCGCGCGAGGAGGGCCGGTTCGCGCGGCACGCGGACGGCCGCATCGAGCGGCCAGCTCGCTGA